One Hydrogenophaga crassostreae genomic region harbors:
- a CDS encoding LysR substrate-binding domain-containing protein produces the protein MNTPDRAFTRRIDLTSLQLFVAVCERGSIGKAAEQEFLATSAVSKRLSDLEATVGSSLLYRTARGATPTPAGQSLLHHARSVLFSLDKMQGELSEYADGVRGHVRMHANISAIVQFLPEDLGTFVRQHGQIKIDLEEHLSNEVIRAVHEGAADLGICHAGASSQITGLQTRPYRQDHLALVMPSNHPLADRKQLAFADSLDWDHVGLHANSSIYLAMHAAAAEAGRGIRLRIRVTGLDAMCRMIHNGLGVGLMPRRAFELMHGVGDLACVPLSDTWAHRQIDLIARDFSSLPVTARLLVSHLSEQAGQRTEPTSP, from the coding sequence ATGAACACCCCTGACCGCGCCTTCACCCGTCGCATCGACCTCACCTCGCTACAGCTCTTCGTGGCGGTGTGCGAGCGCGGCAGCATTGGCAAAGCGGCGGAACAAGAGTTTCTGGCGACATCGGCCGTGAGCAAGCGGCTCTCCGATCTCGAAGCCACGGTCGGCAGCAGCCTGCTCTACCGCACCGCTCGTGGCGCCACGCCAACGCCCGCTGGCCAAAGCCTGCTGCACCATGCGCGATCGGTGCTGTTCAGCCTCGACAAAATGCAGGGCGAACTCTCAGAATACGCCGATGGCGTGCGCGGCCATGTGCGGATGCACGCCAACATTTCGGCCATTGTTCAATTCCTGCCCGAAGACCTCGGTACCTTCGTTCGCCAGCATGGGCAGATCAAGATCGATCTGGAAGAACACCTGTCCAACGAAGTTATCCGAGCGGTGCACGAGGGTGCTGCCGATTTGGGCATCTGCCACGCTGGCGCTTCCAGCCAGATCACTGGCCTGCAAACCCGCCCATACCGCCAGGATCACCTCGCCCTGGTGATGCCCAGCAACCACCCGCTGGCTGACCGCAAGCAATTGGCCTTTGCCGACAGCCTGGACTGGGACCACGTCGGCCTGCATGCCAACAGCTCCATCTACCTCGCGATGCACGCCGCGGCCGCCGAAGCCGGGCGCGGAATCCGCTTGCGCATCCGAGTCACGGGGCTGGACGCTATGTGCCGCATGATCCACAACGGCCTGGGTGTGGGCCTGATGCCGCGCCGCGCTTTCGAGCTGATGCACGGCGTCGGCGACCTCGCCTGCGTGCCCTTGAGCGACACCTGGGCACACCGCCAGATCGACCTCATCGCCCGAGATTTTTCCTCCCTGCCCGTCACGGCCCGACTGCTGGTGAGCCACCTGAGCGAGCAAGCCGGCCAACGCACCGAACCCACATCCCCCTAA
- the leuC gene encoding 3-isopropylmalate dehydratase large subunit produces the protein MGRTLYDKIWDEHVVHTEEDGTSVLYIDRHLVHEVTSPQAFEGLREAGRKVWRVSSIVATADHNTPTTGWELGYDGITDPISKEQIVTLDKNIGEFGAAAFFPFMSKRQGIVHVIGPENGATLPGMTVVCGDSHTSTHGAFGALAHGIGTSEVEHVMATQTLLAKKAKNMLVKVEGKLGNGVTAKDIVLAIIGKIGTAGGTGYTIEFGGSAIRALSMEGRMTVCNMAIEGGARAGLVAVDEKTIEYVKGRPLSPTGVEWDQAVAYWKGLQSDVDAEFDAVVELDATQIVPQVTWGTSPEMVLGVDARVPDPEKEKDSNKRGAIERALTYMALEPGKALNDIFVDKVFIGSCTNSRIEDMREAAAIVKKLGQKVAKNVKLAMVVPGSGLVKEQAEREGLHEIFKAAGFEWREPGCSMCLAMNADRLEPGERCASTSNRNFEGRQGAGGRTHLVSPAMAAAAAVHGHFVDVRQFA, from the coding sequence ATGGGACGCACCCTCTACGACAAGATCTGGGACGAACACGTCGTCCACACCGAAGAAGACGGCACCTCGGTGCTCTACATCGACCGCCATCTGGTGCACGAAGTCACCAGCCCCCAAGCCTTTGAAGGACTGCGCGAAGCGGGTCGCAAGGTCTGGCGCGTGAGCTCCATCGTGGCCACCGCCGACCACAACACCCCGACCACGGGCTGGGAACTGGGCTACGACGGCATCACCGACCCCATCAGCAAAGAGCAGATCGTCACCCTGGACAAAAACATCGGTGAGTTCGGCGCTGCAGCGTTCTTTCCCTTCATGTCCAAGCGCCAGGGCATCGTGCACGTCATCGGCCCCGAAAACGGCGCCACCCTGCCGGGCATGACCGTCGTCTGCGGCGACAGCCACACCTCGACGCATGGCGCGTTCGGTGCGCTCGCCCACGGCATCGGCACCAGCGAAGTCGAACACGTGATGGCCACGCAAACCCTGCTGGCCAAGAAGGCCAAGAACATGCTGGTGAAGGTCGAAGGCAAGTTGGGCAACGGCGTCACCGCCAAAGACATCGTGCTGGCCATCATTGGCAAGATCGGCACCGCCGGCGGCACCGGCTACACCATTGAATTCGGCGGCAGCGCCATCAGGGCCCTGAGCATGGAAGGCCGCATGACGGTCTGCAACATGGCCATCGAAGGCGGCGCGCGCGCAGGTTTGGTGGCGGTCGACGAAAAGACCATCGAATACGTCAAGGGCCGCCCGTTGTCCCCCACCGGCGTGGAGTGGGACCAGGCCGTGGCCTACTGGAAAGGCCTGCAATCCGACGTCGATGCGGAGTTCGACGCCGTGGTCGAACTCGACGCGACCCAGATCGTGCCCCAAGTCACCTGGGGCACCTCGCCCGAGATGGTGCTCGGCGTGGACGCACGCGTGCCCGACCCTGAAAAGGAAAAGGACAGCAACAAGCGCGGAGCCATCGAACGCGCGCTGACCTACATGGCGCTCGAACCCGGCAAAGCCCTCAACGACATCTTTGTCGACAAGGTGTTCATCGGTTCCTGCACCAACAGCCGCATCGAAGACATGCGCGAAGCCGCGGCCATCGTGAAAAAGCTGGGCCAGAAAGTGGCCAAGAACGTCAAGCTGGCCATGGTGGTGCCCGGCTCGGGCCTGGTGAAAGAGCAGGCCGAGCGCGAAGGCTTGCACGAGATTTTCAAAGCAGCCGGCTTCGAGTGGCGCGAACCCGGCTGCTCCATGTGCCTGGCCATGAATGCGGACCGCTTGGAGCCCGGCGAACGTTGCGCCTCAACCAGCAACCGCAACTTCGAAGGCCGCCAAGGCGCTGGTGGGCGCACCCACCTCGTTTCGCCCGCCATGGCCGCCGCCGCCGCCGTGCACGGTCATTTTGTTGACGTGCGCCAGTTCGCCTGA
- the leuD gene encoding 3-isopropylmalate dehydratase small subunit, translating to MNKFTILKGVVAPMDRENVDTDAIIPKQFLKSIRKTGFGPNLFDEWRYLDKGEPGEDVSKRKPNPDFVLNQPRYAGASILLARKNFGCGSSREHAPWAIEQYGFRALIAPSYADIFFNNCFKNGILPIVLPDAQVAQLFDEVAAFPGYELTIDLERQLIVKAQGDELPFDVQAFRKFCLINGLDDIGLTLRHKDKIAAFETERLARKPWLAHTM from the coding sequence ATGAACAAGTTCACCATCCTCAAGGGCGTGGTCGCCCCCATGGACCGCGAGAACGTCGACACCGACGCCATCATCCCCAAACAATTTCTGAAGTCCATCCGCAAAACCGGCTTTGGACCCAACCTGTTTGACGAATGGCGCTACCTCGACAAAGGCGAACCCGGCGAAGACGTCAGCAAGCGCAAACCCAACCCCGACTTCGTGCTGAACCAGCCCCGCTATGCCGGCGCATCCATCCTGCTGGCTCGCAAGAACTTCGGCTGCGGATCCAGCCGCGAACACGCGCCCTGGGCCATCGAACAATACGGGTTCCGAGCACTGATCGCTCCCAGCTACGCCGACATCTTTTTTAACAACTGCTTCAAAAACGGCATCTTGCCCATCGTCTTGCCCGATGCTCAAGTCGCGCAACTGTTCGACGAAGTAGCGGCCTTCCCCGGCTACGAACTCACCATCGATCTGGAGCGCCAGTTGATCGTGAAAGCCCAGGGCGACGAACTTCCGTTCGATGTGCAGGCCTTCCGCAAATTCTGTCTGATCAATGGCCTTGACGACATCGGACTGACGCTGCGCCACAAAGACAAGATCGCGGCGTTTGAAACGGAACGCCTGGCCAGGAAACCCTGGCTTGCGCACACGATGTAA
- a CDS encoding antibiotic biosynthesis monooxygenase family protein: protein MSNNSAFANLPAPPYYVVVFTSQRTSGENGYDTTADRMVELAQSQPGFLGIESARSEGGFGITTSYWTNESSIRAWKQQAEHRIAQEKGKERWYEHFEIRIAKVERAYGQQQQGNP, encoded by the coding sequence ATGTCAAACAATTCAGCGTTCGCAAATCTTCCTGCTCCGCCCTACTATGTGGTCGTTTTCACTTCTCAACGGACTTCAGGCGAAAACGGCTATGACACGACTGCCGACAGAATGGTCGAACTGGCCCAAAGCCAACCCGGCTTTCTCGGCATCGAAAGCGCCCGCTCAGAGGGCGGTTTCGGCATCACCACTTCATACTGGACAAACGAATCAAGCATCCGAGCCTGGAAGCAACAAGCCGAACACCGAATTGCCCAGGAAAAGGGGAAAGAACGCTGGTACGAGCACTTCGAAATCCGCATTGCCAAGGTGGAACGGGCGTACGGCCAGCAACAACAAGGCAATCCCTGA
- the leuB gene encoding 3-isopropylmalate dehydrogenase produces the protein MKIAVLPGDGIGTEIVAEAVKVLDALNLPFKMESALVGGAAYDAHGHPLPPATLKLAKDSDAILFGAVGDWKYDKLDRPLRPEQAILGLRKELGLFANFRPAICYEQLVGASSLKPELIAGLDILIIRELTGDIYFGQPRGRRIATDGHFPGAEEAFDTMRYARPEIERIAHVAFQAARKRNKKVTSVDKANVLETFQFWKDVVTEVHTEYPDVELQHMYVDNAAMQLVKAPKAFDVVVTGNMFGDILSDEASMLTGSIGMLPSASLNSKGQGLYEPSHGSAPDIAGKGIANPLATILSAAMMLRFSLNQEASAQRIEAAVQKVLAQGLRTVDIYSEGTTKVSTREMGDAVVAALKA, from the coding sequence ATGAAAATCGCAGTACTCCCCGGTGATGGCATTGGCACCGAAATCGTCGCCGAAGCGGTCAAGGTGCTTGACGCGCTCAACCTCCCCTTCAAAATGGAATCCGCACTCGTCGGCGGCGCAGCTTACGACGCCCATGGCCACCCGCTGCCGCCCGCCACGCTCAAACTCGCCAAAGACTCCGACGCTATTCTTTTTGGCGCTGTCGGCGACTGGAAATACGACAAGCTCGATCGCCCCCTGCGCCCCGAGCAGGCCATTCTGGGTCTGCGCAAGGAGCTGGGCCTGTTCGCCAACTTCCGCCCGGCCATTTGCTACGAACAGCTGGTAGGTGCGTCCAGCCTCAAGCCTGAGCTGATCGCAGGCCTCGACATTCTCATCATCCGTGAGCTGACCGGTGACATCTACTTCGGCCAGCCACGCGGCCGCCGCATCGCCACCGATGGGCATTTCCCCGGTGCCGAAGAGGCGTTTGACACCATGCGCTACGCCAGGCCCGAGATCGAGCGCATTGCCCACGTGGCTTTCCAGGCTGCGCGCAAGCGCAACAAGAAGGTCACCAGCGTGGACAAAGCCAACGTGCTGGAAACCTTTCAGTTCTGGAAAGACGTGGTGACCGAAGTGCACACCGAGTACCCCGATGTGGAGCTGCAGCACATGTATGTGGACAACGCCGCCATGCAACTGGTGAAAGCGCCCAAGGCGTTTGACGTGGTCGTCACCGGCAACATGTTCGGCGACATCCTGAGCGATGAGGCCTCCATGCTCACAGGCTCCATCGGCATGCTGCCCTCGGCCAGCCTCAACAGCAAGGGCCAAGGCCTGTACGAGCCCAGCCACGGCAGTGCACCCGACATCGCCGGCAAAGGCATCGCCAACCCACTGGCCACCATCCTGAGCGCGGCCATGATGTTGCGCTTCAGCCTGAATCAGGAAGCATCGGCGCAACGCATCGAAGCTGCGGTGCAAAAAGTCTTGGCGCAGGGGCTTCGCACGGTGGATATCTACAGCGAAGGCACCACCAAGGTCAGCACCCGGGAAATGGGCGACGCCGTGGTCGCAGCGCTCAAGGCCTGA
- the asd gene encoding aspartate-semialdehyde dehydrogenase has protein sequence MSKLVGLVGWRGMVGSVLMDRMIEEKDFDLIEPLFFSTSNAGGKAPAMAKNETTLQDAHNIDALKRCEIIITAQGGDYTSEVFPKLRAAGWNGHWIDAASTLRMEKDAVIVLDPVNMPVIKDALANGGKNWVGGNCTVSCMLMGVGALYKAGLVEWMSTQTYQAASGGGAQHMRELLTQYGTLNAEVKSLLDDPKSAILEIDRKVIAKQRSLSAAETANFGVPLGGSLIPWIDKDLGDGMSKEEWKGMAETNKILGMGEASGSAAIPVDGFCVRVGAMRCHSQALTFKLKKDVPLADIEAMIAADNPWAKVVPNTREATVKNLTPVAVTGTMTIPVGRIRKLAMGPDYVGAFTIGDQLLWGAAEPLRRMLRILLGA, from the coding sequence ATGAGCAAGTTGGTAGGTTTGGTCGGCTGGCGCGGTATGGTTGGCTCGGTGTTGATGGATCGCATGATCGAAGAGAAAGACTTCGACCTGATTGAGCCTCTGTTTTTCTCCACTTCCAACGCCGGCGGCAAAGCCCCGGCCATGGCGAAAAACGAAACCACGCTGCAAGACGCACACAACATCGACGCACTCAAGCGCTGCGAGATCATCATCACCGCCCAGGGCGGCGACTACACCAGCGAAGTGTTCCCCAAGCTGCGCGCGGCTGGCTGGAACGGCCACTGGATCGATGCAGCCTCGACCTTGCGCATGGAAAAAGACGCGGTCATCGTTCTGGACCCGGTCAACATGCCGGTGATCAAAGATGCGCTGGCCAACGGCGGCAAAAACTGGGTGGGCGGCAACTGCACGGTCAGCTGCATGCTGATGGGCGTGGGCGCGTTGTACAAAGCGGGTTTGGTCGAGTGGATGTCCACCCAGACCTACCAGGCTGCTTCCGGCGGCGGCGCACAGCACATGCGCGAACTGCTCACCCAATATGGCACGCTGAACGCCGAAGTGAAATCGCTGCTGGACGACCCCAAGAGCGCCATCCTGGAAATTGATCGCAAGGTGATCGCCAAACAGCGCAGTCTCTCGGCGGCTGAAACGGCCAACTTCGGCGTGCCACTTGGCGGTTCATTGATCCCCTGGATTGACAAAGACCTGGGCGATGGCATGTCGAAAGAAGAGTGGAAAGGCATGGCCGAAACCAACAAGATTCTTGGCATGGGCGAAGCATCTGGCTCGGCAGCGATTCCGGTCGACGGCTTCTGCGTGCGCGTCGGCGCCATGCGCTGCCACAGCCAGGCGCTGACCTTCAAACTCAAGAAAGACGTACCCCTGGCCGATATTGAAGCCATGATTGCCGCTGACAACCCATGGGCCAAAGTGGTGCCCAACACCCGCGAAGCAACGGTCAAAAACCTGACGCCTGTGGCGGTCACCGGCACCATGACGATCCCAGTGGGGCGTATCCGAAAACTGGCCATGGGTCCGGACTATGTGGGGGCATTCACCATCGGCGATCAGTTGCTTTGGGGCGCTGCAGAACCACTTCGCCGCATGCTCCGGATCCTGCTCGGGGCATAA
- a CDS encoding FimV/HubP family polar landmark protein, with the protein MLQISDAHALALGRMIVQSPLGEPLRAEVEVLEITSEEADNLKVGLGPLAAFKAAGMEFNAALVDLRVSLERRANGGAFLRLTGNRPVNEPFMDMVLEASWKSGRVARDYTLLFDPPKLRQPSPAPLAAAVEAQPASAPAPGASAEKSPAPATVVPAAPATVQAPVAKPPAAPASKPAPAAVPTAARNDRLRVQRGDTAGGIALENLPANVSLDQMLVAMLRTNPRAFIKGNVNRVKAGAVLTLPDENTASSVSAGEARQIISAQSRDFNEFRRRLANQVPQAPAATAEREATGQIQAEVKEQKPAVEAQDKLTISKGAAAAGQSAAEDKIAKERAAKEAADRTAELTRNIEELSKVGKETVAAGSVAPTATATVPTEEPQATVASVTADTTAVPAEQKPDETTAVEAPVVQPAPAAEVAPVPPPAPVVAAPQEEASFLNRLLENPMVMPVAGGLLALLAGLGIYGLSRRKKAAGVDSSFLESRLQPDSFFGSSGGQRIDTSEAAASGSSMVYSPSQLDAAGDVDPVAEADVYLAYGRDLQAEEILKEAMRSTPTRVAIHNKLLEIYAKRRDAKAFEVVATEAFGLTQGEGSEWEHACELGKELDPTNPLYQPGGRPPEKPGVPAGSAGAAAFGVSTLTQNTKPGYNPSVPADLDFDLDLDLDQPSQPADISIGGSPLSGLDDLDQTDALTSTPAPEVLGATAANSEPMAFDLDFPSEPMPLSSPASDQASLDADEAGSTPSTFDEAEVIPDFDLISKADAPPSVAAELSGKADSEDLMSFDLNDIKLDLNAEETSTTEAGALSDENPLETKLSLAEEFRAIGDLEGARSLAEEVMVEAKGALKSKVSAFLADLA; encoded by the coding sequence ATGTTGCAAATCTCAGATGCGCATGCATTGGCACTGGGTCGCATGATCGTTCAATCGCCCCTTGGCGAACCACTTCGAGCAGAGGTGGAGGTGCTAGAGATCACCAGCGAAGAGGCTGACAACCTGAAGGTGGGTCTCGGCCCATTGGCAGCGTTCAAAGCCGCAGGTATGGAGTTCAACGCTGCCTTGGTGGACTTGCGGGTTTCCCTGGAGCGCCGCGCAAATGGCGGTGCCTTCTTGCGACTGACGGGCAACCGTCCCGTCAATGAGCCCTTCATGGACATGGTGCTTGAAGCGAGCTGGAAGTCGGGACGGGTAGCTCGCGATTACACGCTGCTGTTCGACCCCCCCAAATTGCGCCAGCCATCACCCGCGCCTTTGGCCGCGGCCGTCGAAGCCCAGCCCGCTTCAGCACCAGCGCCTGGCGCCAGCGCCGAAAAATCACCGGCCCCCGCCACTGTGGTGCCGGCTGCACCTGCAACCGTGCAAGCGCCGGTCGCCAAACCCCCTGCCGCGCCTGCTTCGAAACCAGCACCCGCCGCTGTGCCCACCGCAGCGCGCAACGACCGCTTGCGCGTTCAACGTGGCGACACCGCAGGGGGCATCGCGCTAGAGAACCTGCCTGCAAACGTCTCGCTGGACCAGATGCTTGTGGCCATGTTGCGAACCAACCCACGCGCATTCATCAAAGGCAACGTCAACCGCGTCAAAGCGGGTGCCGTGCTGACACTTCCTGACGAAAATACCGCATCGTCAGTGTCCGCTGGAGAGGCCCGCCAGATCATCTCGGCACAGAGCCGCGACTTCAATGAGTTCCGTCGCCGTCTCGCAAACCAAGTGCCTCAGGCGCCCGCGGCAACGGCCGAACGAGAAGCCACAGGCCAGATCCAGGCGGAAGTCAAAGAACAGAAACCTGCAGTTGAAGCCCAAGACAAGCTAACCATTTCCAAAGGCGCTGCTGCAGCCGGTCAATCCGCGGCAGAAGACAAGATCGCCAAAGAACGTGCCGCCAAAGAAGCCGCCGATCGCACCGCTGAGCTGACGCGAAACATAGAGGAACTATCAAAGGTCGGCAAGGAAACGGTTGCTGCAGGCAGCGTGGCCCCAACGGCAACTGCAACGGTCCCCACCGAAGAGCCTCAAGCGACCGTGGCAAGCGTTACAGCCGATACCACAGCGGTGCCGGCGGAGCAAAAACCAGACGAAACCACGGCCGTCGAGGCCCCTGTGGTGCAACCCGCTCCGGCGGCTGAAGTGGCACCTGTGCCACCGCCAGCCCCTGTCGTGGCGGCCCCTCAGGAAGAAGCGTCTTTCCTGAATCGATTGCTTGAGAACCCCATGGTCATGCCCGTCGCGGGTGGCCTGTTGGCGCTGCTCGCCGGTTTGGGTATCTATGGCTTGAGCCGCCGCAAGAAAGCCGCTGGCGTGGACAGCTCTTTCCTGGAAAGCCGCCTGCAACCTGACTCGTTCTTTGGCTCAAGTGGTGGTCAACGCATCGACACCAGCGAGGCTGCGGCTTCTGGCTCGTCCATGGTGTATTCGCCCAGCCAGCTCGATGCAGCAGGCGATGTGGATCCAGTGGCAGAAGCCGATGTGTACCTCGCCTATGGACGCGACCTTCAAGCGGAAGAGATTCTCAAAGAAGCCATGCGCAGCACCCCAACGCGCGTCGCCATTCACAACAAGCTGCTGGAAATCTACGCCAAACGCCGCGATGCCAAGGCTTTCGAGGTGGTTGCCACAGAAGCTTTCGGACTGACCCAGGGCGAAGGCAGCGAGTGGGAGCATGCCTGTGAGTTGGGCAAGGAGCTTGATCCCACCAACCCGCTGTACCAGCCGGGTGGGCGCCCTCCAGAGAAACCGGGAGTGCCCGCTGGCAGCGCTGGAGCCGCCGCTTTCGGCGTCAGCACGCTCACCCAGAACACCAAGCCTGGCTACAACCCCAGTGTTCCGGCAGATTTGGACTTTGATCTGGATCTGGATCTGGATCAACCATCTCAGCCGGCTGACATTTCCATTGGCGGCTCTCCCCTTTCTGGCCTCGACGACCTGGATCAAACCGACGCGCTGACCAGCACACCCGCACCAGAAGTACTCGGTGCTACGGCCGCCAATTCAGAGCCAATGGCGTTTGACCTGGACTTTCCATCAGAGCCGATGCCTCTGTCCTCTCCAGCATCTGACCAAGCATCTTTGGACGCAGATGAGGCCGGTTCAACCCCATCCACGTTTGACGAAGCTGAGGTCATTCCTGATTTCGACCTCATCTCCAAAGCGGATGCACCACCCAGCGTTGCAGCAGAGCTGTCCGGGAAAGCCGACTCGGAAGACCTGATGTCCTTTGATTTGAACGATATCAAGCTTGATTTGAATGCTGAGGAAACGTCCACCACCGAAGCCGGTGCCCTGAGCGACGAAAATCCCCTCGAGACCAAGCTGTCGCTGGCTGAAGAATTCCGGGCCATCGGTGATTTGGAAGGCGCACGCTCACTCGCCGAAGAGGTGATGGTGGAAGCCAAAGGGGCGCTGAAATCCAAGGTCTCCGCGTTCCTGGCAGACCTCGCTTGA